A stretch of Pygocentrus nattereri isolate fPygNat1 chromosome 8, fPygNat1.pri, whole genome shotgun sequence DNA encodes these proteins:
- the scyl1 gene encoding N-terminal kinase-like protein — protein sequence MWSFFARDPVKDFNYEILPENQDKSGIWTLHRGKRKTTGEPVSVFLYEVAQGTEEQTQLAKAAFKRMKTLRHPNILSYVDGLETDKSLYLVTEPITPLAAHLKARAEGGGSGELEISWGLHQIVKALSFLVNDCHLLHNNLGMWAIFVDRAGEWKLGGLDHVTSDQGEPSSLPPAKVVNPDLEKYDPPESPNSGGEKWSGDVWRLGCLIWEVFNGPLPRASSLRSLGKIPKQLVPHYCELVGANPKARPNPARFLQNCRSAGGFLSNSFVESNLFLEQIQIKEPAEKQQFFQDLSDNLDSFPEDFCKHKVLPQLLTAFEFGNAGAVVLTPLFKVGKYLSAEEYQQKIIPVIVKMFSSTDRAMRIRLLQQMEQFIQYLNEAAVNSQIFPHVVHGFTDTNPAIREQTVKSMLLLAPKLNETNLNQELMRHFARLQSRDDQGPIRCNTTVCLGKIAPYLNAGMRQRVLTSAFSRATKDPFPASRAAGVLGFAATHHYYSVSECAARILPTLCPLTVDPDKNVRDQAFKAIKSFLSKLETVSDDPSKLAEMEKDVTASAQAGGSAATWAGWAVTGVSSLTSKLIRNAPAGSEGAAAGNASTPQPSAATGATNAAGSETQALTPSAPTLSTLPNQSEAAKEAEEAVGDRWDDEDWGSLEDPEKAQTDPDDWNSDWSTMSSTQKKSSVGRTSSGAMKKQSSDWSSSGWDADDSWSNEKDADGQGQSSPADEGWGNDWDDDGALAESFTPTPRNTTPSSSSAFIPKSTSASPGQEAVRLASDYNWDSAGGKGTTSDLLSSISQRASPAAASMKADDGWGPNAAGDWGTEENWESLDGDQGLSKAELAKKKREERRRELEAKRAERKAAKGPLKLGARKLD from the exons ATGTGGTCTTTCTTTGCAAGGGATCCTGTTAAAGACTTCAACTATGAAATTTTACCGGAAAATCAGGATAAATCGGGTATATGGACTCTTCATCGAGGAAAACGCAAG ACAACTGGAGAGCCAGTGTCTGTCTTTTTGTACGAAGTGGCCCAGGGAACAGAGGAGCAGACACAACTGGCCAAAGCAGCTTTCAAGCGCATGAAGACTCTGAGGCATCCCAACATCCTGTCCTATGTAGATGGTTTGGAG ACGGATAAAAGCCTGTACTTGGTCACTGAGCCAATTACTCCCCTTGCTGCACACTTGAAAGCTCGGGCAGAGGGTGGGGGCTCAGGGGAGCTGGAGATTTCCTGGGGCCTTCATCAGATTGTG AAAGCACTGAGTTTTTTGGTGAATGACTGTCATCTTCTCCATAATAACCTTGGGATGTGGGCGATATTTGTGGACCGAGCGGGTGAATGGAAACTAGGAGGGTTGGATCACGTGACCTCAGACCAAGGTGAACCCTCCTCCTTACCTCCAGCCAAAGTGGTGAATCCTGACTTGGAGAAGTATGACCCCCCAGAGAGCCCCAACAGTGGAGGAGAGAAGTG GTCAGGTGATGTGTGGAGGCTGGGTTGTCTAATTTGGGAAGTGTTTAATGGACCTCTGCCTCGTGCCTCATCTCTACGATCTCTCGGCAAG ATCCCAAAGCAGTTGGTACCACATTATTGTGAGCTGGTAGGGGCAAACCCAAAGGCTCGGCCAAATCCAGCACGCTTCTTGCAGAATTGCCGCTCTGCTGGAGGCTTTCTAAGCAACAGCTTTGTGGAGAGTAACCTCTTTCTGGAACAGATACAG ATTAAGGAGCCAGCAGAGAAACAACAGTTTTTCCAGGATCTAAGTGATAATCTGGACTCCTTCCCTGAAGATTTCTGTAAACACAAAGTTCTGCCTCAGCTTCTCACAGCCTTTGAGTTTGGCAATGCTGGTGCAGTTGTGCTCACACCACTCTTTAAG GTGGGAAAGTATTTGTCTGCTGAAGAATATCAACAGAAAATCATCCCGGTCATAGTGAAGATGTTCTCCTCTACTGATCGAGCGATGAGGATACGACTTCTGCAGCAG ATGGAGCAGtttattcagtatttgaatGAGGCAGCAGTCAACTCTCAAATATTTCCTCATGTAGTTCATGGCTTCACAGACACAAACCCAGCCATTAGAGAACAAACCGTCAAG tCTATGCTTCTGTTAGCTCCTAAGCTGAACGAAACCAACCTGAATCAGGAGTTGATGCGGCACTTTGCAAGACTGCAGTCTAGAGATGATCAGGGTCCTATCCGCTGTAACACCACTGTTTGCCTGGGCAAGATTGCCCCCTATCTTAATGCAGGG ATGCGCCAACGAGTGTTGACTTCCGCGTTTTCCCGAGCCACTAAAGACCCCTTCCCTGCATCACGGGCAGCTGGCGTGCTGGGCTTTGCTGCCACACATCATTATTAtagtgtgagtgaatgtgccGCACGCATCCTGCCCACCCTCTGCCCACTCACAGTGGACCCTGACAAGAACGTCCGAGACCAG GCATTTAAAGCCATTAAGAGTTTTCTGAGTAAGCTGGAGACTGTTTCTGATGACCCATCTAAACTAGCTGAAATGG AAAAGGATGTAACTGCGTCTGCACAGGCTGGTGGTTCAGCAGCGACGTGGGCAGGCTGGGCAGTGACGGGCGTCTCCTCGCTCACTTCCAAACTCATACGCAATGCACCTGCAGGCAGTGAAGGGGCAGCAGCTGGTAACGCATCCACACCTCAGCCTTCAGCTGCCACAGGTGCAACAAATGCAGCAG GCTCAGAGACACAGGCGCTCACTCCCAGTGCACCTACATTATCTACTCTTCCTAATCAATCCGAAGCTGCAAAAGAGGCAGAGGAAGCAGTTGGAGATCGATGGGATGATGAAGACTGGGGAAGCCTTGAG GATCCTGAGAAAGCACAGACCGACCCAGATGACTGGAACTCTGATTGGTCCACTATGTCTTCAACCCAGAAAAAAAGCAGT gTTGGTAGGACTTCCTCTGGAGCTATGAAAAAGCAGAGTTCAGATTGGAGCAGTTCTGGCTGGGATGCTGATGACAGCTGGTCCAACGAGAAGGACGCAGATGGACAAGGTCAGAGTTCACCTGCTGATGAGGGATGGGGTAACGACTGGGATGACGATGGGGCTCTTGCAGAGAGCTTCACCCCAACACCACGGAATACTACTCCTTCTTCTTCCTCAGCTTTCATCCCTAAGAGTACCAGTGCGAGCCCTGGACAGGAAGCTGTGCGACTGGCCAGTGACTATAACTGGGACAGTGCAGGTGGGAAAGGGACAACATCTGATCTGCTCTCTAGCATATCCCAGAGGGCCAGCCCTGCTGCTGCTTCTATG AAGGCTGATGATGGCTGGGGACCGAATGCTGCAGGTGACTGGGGAACGGAGGAGAACTGGGAGTCACTGGATGGGGATCAGG GTCTTAGTAAGGCAGAGTTAGCCAAGAAGAAGCGtgaggaaagaagaagagagctgGAGGCCAAGAGGGCAGAGCGGAAGGCAGCCAAAGGCCCTCTCAAACTGGGTGCACGCAAGCTGGACTGA